GATTTGCGCAGTCAGGAATGGTCAAAAgtggacaaattttgtgcAAAAGAGTtatcttttctaatttttcttacacttattaaaatgtaagaaaaattAGTGGCAAGTCCGCAGAAAAAATGGAGCGTTCGTGTAGAAATGAAAAGAGGATGTTGGGCAACCCGGCGACACGTGTTTCTACTTATTAGCTTCATCATGCATGCATAAAGTAGGTAGAGACACGCCATGTTGGACACGTCTGAAGACATTCACATGTACAGATATACCCTGGAAAAGTTGAGAAGCAGAAGAAAAAAGGGGGAACCACCAGCAGGCGTCAGTACTCCTGTGAAAACACTCAGAGCTTCCCCAAATTCGGAGGAAGCTTTAAGATATCCTCGACATCTTTGCCATAGATACCTGCTTCTGTGTATCTAACTAGGAATGACGAACGTATTCTTGAATGCGCAAATTCCCAACATCTTCTTTCTATTTGCATTTAAACCTTTCGCGGAATTGTTGCTAACACCTTTACGTGCATCGGCATAAAACACATCCACTTCtcgaaatctgaaaaaaatacctGTCCTGCAGAAAATCTTTAAGCAATTTGTGCATAATTTATGCACTTTATCACACAGGAATTGAAGATCGCAAGATAATTACTAATGTTCATTTATCTCCACCTAACTTGGTTCTTGGGCCATGTCTAAGGCGAAccagaaatgtattttttatgccATATCGATTGGAAGCCCCAAAGCTGAACATGTAATCTTCCCCCTAGAAGTGGGGTCAGTGAGTGAAgttgtattttgaaaagcTCTAATTTACTCTAACGAGGCGGTAGCTGAGAATCGTGACCTCTAACTTTATGCTTTTCTCGGTTTGGAATATTTGATGAATTAATAAGCGTTCAAACTTTAATGGAAGCTTGACTTAACGTGTCCTACCTGGGAATTCGCCTGAAAAGTCTTCGGAATTCTTCTAAAAATCTGGGCACTAAAGAGGAATTAATCCGACGAATTGAGGATTCATATAACCAGATGAGATAGAGGacggaaatatttcaacgtgttCAACAATCGATGATAAAACGAACTAATATTTGCAGTGAAGTAGGACATTTTCGGCAGTTACTGTAAGCTCCATGTTATTTAtgattaaatgtttttctactAAAAAATGGCCTACCATTCGTTTAagcataattttaataaggcgtttttatagtttgatttttcttaagtttGTGGCATTACCCCTGTCGACGCCACTGGCAAAAGGAGACAAACGATTTCTAGCTTAAAAAATCCTTTGCACTGTATTAAACACTGTCGCCAAGTTCCAATTTCACGTTAGTTTCCATTTTCTTGTTACTGAGAACATTTCGATGGCAGCATGCTGGTGTGGGGCGCAAATGCTCATACATTGGGAACATTTTTCAGTGTCGATAAGTGTCGTCGATTTTACACCTGAAACATAACGATACAATTTGAGAAAAGCAACATTTCCAGAAACTAACAGTCATTCCATGTGCTAACGAGCGAATTCGCAGAACTCGCTCAATGAGATCAAATTTGCCAGATGTCGAGAGGATGTCGGGTCCTCCCTTGTCGGATGTAGACTTTCTTGTCTTACAGGCGTAAATTAACATAGTAATTTTGTACGTAATTCTCGGGATATCCCAAGACCTGCGTAAGTCCCCCTCCTCCCCATTCAATTTAACGAAAGCTTCGTGttataaaagtaatttgaCCAAAGCTGCGGCTCAAATCGTCGCATACGAACCGCGAACAGCGTCAAAAGCTTCTCGTACGGCAAACATAACAACGTGTATCGCCTCAAGATTTTCGTGTCTTAGTGCTTTGAGTGCTACCATTCATCGAAACAAATCACGATGGACGTAGAAGAATTTAGAAATCGGGGAAAGGAGATGGTGGATTATATTTGTTCGTATATGAACAACTTACCAAACCAAAGGGTGACTCCCAACCTGGAGCCGGGGTATCTGAAGGAGTTACTGCCGGGGGAGGCTCCCGTCGAACCAGAAAGTTGGGACGACATTATGAGAGATGTTGATAAGAAAATAATGCCTGGAATCACTCACTGGCAGCATCCGAGGTTTCACGCCTACTTTCCAAGTGGAAATTCGTACCCTTCCATTTTGGCTAATATGCTGTCGGATGCAATTGGCTGCATTGGATTCTCCTGGGTAAGCTCCTTATTCGTTAGTCcctttctaaaatatttaaagtggAGTTTCAACGTAAAGATACAATCAATCGAATAGACAACATGAGTGGAATTAAAGAGCTTTGCATATAGTCGTTCCCATCAATTTTATTCGTTGGAAATGGCGTAGGATGGAAGAGCGAACCTCGCGATAAAATCCCCGGAGATTTGTCCTGTGATTTCCGGGCAACAACTGTCCCGGAAAATCAATTAAGATGtagtaaattaatttgcaacCATATTGATTCTCATTGCAAGTCGGTCGAATAGATCAGGAGAAAGAATACAGTTGCAAAGCACATTGCGACAActcctcaaaatttttccatttacacAGTGGACCGAAACGTCGAGAAATGTATTACAAAACCCTTGAGACTGCAAAAGATCGATgctcgaaaaaaatatttcacacaTTATCGTGTACAAATGTTTTCGCCAGAGCCCTTCATCAGGCCTTTCAAGTACGCAATGCCCTGCAGGCAGTTGGTTTAAGCGTACAGCTCTTTTGTGACAAGCTATTATTCAACAATTCTTTCGTAGACGTCCTGTAGAAGCAGCCACAAGTCAAGGTATTAAGACGGCAATTGCGAGAGTGCAAGAATACATTAcagtaatagaaaaattcacTACCTgccttgtttttatttttaaattaaagatgcattttaaagaaaaaatttatttatcaatttcaatAGCAAAAAGCGtatgaaaaatcaaattcgaaaataagAGAGATATCAAAATTACTCGAAATCTCAAATTTTTGGTAATTCAACCATTTTCTCGAGCAggatatttttctaatttttctctctctctctctctttctctctctctctctctctctctctcacacacacacacatacacacacacacaaattagtaatttatcTCACAAGTTGGATGGGAATGATCCATGCGAGTTTGAAACAAAAAGTCCTGAAAAGAATTAGACCGTTGGAGTGAAAATCCTAAATCCATTAATCAATTCTCACTTATCGGTTTGAAGACCCcagcaaaatgcaaatataccTACCTGCGTTTACcaccaaaaattatattagttCGAATGTGGATCTAGTTAATAGACCTCGCACGTCCAGTTCCGAAAGAGGGACTACGGCCCTCCGAGTCGGAAAAGGGACTCCCCGGGGGTGCCAGGTTCGAAAGAGATTTTCTGGACACAAGGATCCGACCGGGAAGCGCTGGTAGGTCAGATCGAGAAGAACGCCGGTGATCCGATTTCGAAAGGGGGGCTGCGGCCCTCCTTTCAAAATCAGTCTTCGGTCAGAAAGCGGCTCCCCGGTGGGGTGCCCCATGTTATTAGGTTGAAAAGCCCGCTTTATTTACGAAAATTAACGGAAGCAACAACGTATGAGATATTCAAAAGTTACAGATCCGAACGTATGAGAACGCGTACACTTAAGTGTTTAATGCATGGGagctatttcaattttattaattaatatgctGCCTGCTCAAATGCAAATAATGATCAAGATTAATAGCTAAATAATTGGTTATGCAAAGTAGTGAATTCCGGAAACCGATAGTACAAAGTATTCTTGTGCAACTTATAATTATCACTTCAAGCTGAGTGTATGATTTCTGAAATTCATCTCATACCAAATGGTAGTTCGGTCGACACGTTGAAGTGCTCGTACTGAGTCCTCTGTTTAATGCGcttaagtattatttattacgtttAAGCATGCAATTCGCAGATGCCGCAAAGCAGATGCGAGCAAATGAATtagttttttctgtttatattcatggaaaatatGATGTAAGGAAttactcaaaataaaaaaaaaaaaaaacaaaaaatacataaacttAATGCAGTTCTCACAAGCCATCTTAAGGCAGTTCTGATGGCCAACACGGTGGGTGTTATTATTAGAATCTCGTGTATCAGAAAGTTCCCACATCCGCCAAGTTGCGTCATCACGTAAAGAGCCCCTCGCATAcgttttatataaattacatattatCGCTTAAAACTTATATAACGAGAAGATCGCTAGGTGCGCTGTTTGAATGCGCTATTAGCACATTATTACATTTAAGTATTTACACTtaagtattttgcaaatacTTAAATGTTTGCACTGTTTTTAACAACGCACATATCCTGAAAGCTAATAGACTTTTCTCCTTTACAGGCAGCAAGTCCTGCATGCACCGAATTGGAGACGATAGTCATGGATTGGTTCGGCAAGGCCATAGGACTTCCTAACGAGTTCATAACTTCCAACAAGGGCAGTTCTGGAGGGGGCGTGATTCAAACTAGTGCGAGTGAATGTGTTCTCATCTCCATGCTAGCTGCCAGGAACCAAGCGATACAGTGTTTGAAGAAGAACCTCGGTAGTTCAGAGAGTGAAATAGAGGACAGTGTCTTTCTACCTAAACTAGTGGCGTACTGTTCCAAGGAGGCCCATTCCTGCGTTGAAAAGGCCGCTAAAATTTTGCTAGTTAAATTGCGAATCTTAGATCCGGATGAAAACGGATCGTTGGACAAGCACACTTTAGCAGACGCCATTAAAAAGGACAAAGAAAATGGTCTAATTCCTTTCTTTGTGTCCGCAATTTTAGGCTCCACATCCAGCTGCTCCTTTGATAATTTGGAAATCGTGGGCCCAATTTGTAAGGCGGAGCCCTGCATATGGCTCCACGTTGACGCAGCATACGCCGGCAATGCCTTTATCTGTCCAGAGCTTAAGCCTTATTTAAAAGGAATTGAATATGCGGACTCGTTCAACACCAATCCAAATAAATGGCTTCTGGTGAACTTTGACTGCTCGTGTTTATGGGTCAGATGCAGGGTGAAGCTTACTTCAGCCCTAGTCGTAGACCCGCTTTACTTGCAGCACGCAAATTCAGATGAAGCTATCGATTATCGCCACTGGGGTATACCTTTGAGCCGAAGATTCAGGTCGCTCAAACTCTGGTTCGTTATCAGGAAATATGGTTTATCGGGCCTGCAAAAATACATCAGAAATCACATAAAACTGGCAAAACACTTTGAATCTCTGGTCAAGGGCGATAACAGGTTCGAGGTGGTCAATGACGTCAAGCTGGGATTGGTTTGCTTCAGATTGTTGGCGAATGACCACGCGAACCAAAATCTTCTCGCTAACATCAACGCTTCGGGAAAGCTCCACATGATTCCATCAATGGTTAAGTCAAAGTATATAATAAGGTTTTGCGTGAACGCTGAAAATGCCAACCAAGAGGACATTGAACACGCCTGGAGAATAATCACAGAGCACGCTTCGGAAATACTACAGCCCCCGTCTGCCAAAAAAGTGGAATCCACGAAGCCACCACTCAGCAGGCAAATATCCAAACGGCTTGCCTTCACGAGAAGCGTATCCAAAGAACTGTATAAGAGATCACGAAGCAGGTCGAATCTTCCAGACGGTGCCACGCCCATTTTAGTTGCAGATTCTGATGAGGAGGACGTGGAAGTGAAGTCTCGGCAAAACTGCGATATTGTCAACGTTTTTTCTAGTAGTTTGGATGATAATGTGTTTTACGATGATTGCAAGAAGGAGTGTCAGTTTCATCCTCAAAACCCCACGGAGATTAAATGCAGTGGAATGTAGTTGATTGTGAGGAATTGACTAAACTAGGATTGAGGGTAGATGAGGAAATAAATCTTCCTGATGACGATGTACCGGGGCCTGTTAAAATGTACCgattaactttaatttttattgcaagtTCTGTTATCTAAACAGTTGCTTTGATTCCCGCGTGAAGGTATTACATACGAATGTATATATCAGTATTAATAGGCATAggcattttgtaaatatttatttatttatttatttcttctatTTGTACTTAAATCAAGtttgttaatataaaactGTTGCTGACAACCATATAAAGTTggttaaatttcttattttggcCGCTATTGCTCTGAAAATTACCCCGAACAAACAAGCTCAGCTGCAATCaaacattttcttattttttaatattccaaaGAAGCATTAAGTACTACGATTCTGGGATTCACGCAAATTGAAAGTAACGCTGAAGCATGAATGGAAGTGAAAGGGCAAACTGAACAAATTTTGGCAATATTGTGCAACTCAATCCTGCGATGCTGAAGTAAAAACAATTGTCCTTCGTTTTCAGGTACAATTTGAATTATATTTTAGCGTTTTAGAATAGCAATTTCTAAACCATCTATTATCTATCCCCTTCTCATTACGAGAGTcattcaagctttgaacgttTTATGACtgtaatttttagaaatacTTTATTACATACCATTACTTTACAACAAAGGTTTTCGATCAGTCTCATAATTACGGATAAAGTTAAGATGTCCACCCTCGGCGATTACCACATTTTAATACTTATACGCAAGCCACCATGTTTTGAGGCAATCGGGATACTTTTGTGTTGTTCTTTAGTTGTTCCTTGATTTTTCTCCCCACTTTTTAGAGGCTCTAACGTCCAGCTCAGCTTAAATCCCGATTTACAAATAcacattcaattttaatacgtAGTAATAAACACACAATTATACTTATACGTATAATTGTACTTAATTTAGAACAACCTGTATATCACTTA
This portion of the Euwallacea fornicatus isolate EFF26 chromosome 13, ASM4011564v1, whole genome shotgun sequence genome encodes:
- the LOC136342938 gene encoding aromatic-L-amino-acid decarboxylase-like, which produces MDVEEFRNRGKEMVDYICSYMNNLPNQRVTPNLEPGYLKELLPGEAPVEPESWDDIMRDVDKKIMPGITHWQHPRFHAYFPSGNSYPSILANMLSDAIGCIGFSWAASPACTELETIVMDWFGKAIGLPNEFITSNKGSSGGGVIQTSASECVLISMLAARNQAIQCLKKNLGSSESEIEDSVFLPKLVAYCSKEAHSCVEKAAKILLVKLRILDPDENGSLDKHTLADAIKKDKENGLIPFFVSAILGSTSSCSFDNLEIVGPICKAEPCIWLHVDAAYAGNAFICPELKPYLKGIEYADSFNTNPNKWLLVNFDCSCLWVRCRVKLTSALVVDPLYLQHANSDEAIDYRHWGIPLSRRFRSLKLWFVIRKYGLSGLQKYIRNHIKLAKHFESLVKGDNRFEVVNDVKLGLVCFRLLANDHANQNLLANINASGKLHMIPSMVKSKYIIRFCVNAENANQEDIEHAWRIITEHASEILQPPSAKKVESTKPPLSRQISKRLAFTRSVSKELYKRSRSRSNLPDGATPILVADSDEEDVEVKSRQNCDIVNVFSSSLDDNVFYDDCKKECQFHPQNPTEIKCSGM